The following coding sequences are from one Strix uralensis isolate ZFMK-TIS-50842 chromosome 6, bStrUra1, whole genome shotgun sequence window:
- the HEG1 gene encoding protein HEG homolog 1 isoform X2, with product MPAACTLLLLLGLGLVPPAGSLPLASLRRLLPPLPPPPPSRSRLGRPCSPPAAGHAGSPVIESSHQARRSSDTEIRTSGSLVDSVELVTMLARSRERALLPVRHGAVPTARRVMGHIGPPASGGDVTPPGAGPPDSPSAGTATRPPACSLPPAAGSHHHAVGSRERGKRALASPSTPAATEGTPPVLAASSTDLTERVLGRRHGAWDVAGFDNVTRTVLLPSSAETHRPGTGGPSQPASGWVGTEQPGSPPTGTAATSPSPLGSNRAMLRPLPSTPLPGSLGQPQSSPRASSTQTGANHIMLHPRDVVGDSTSSSLTASPATDSIFGAAGSSIRAADNLRSSIRRAVPSSMAQPLASAPSSVTPAQGHFPEPSMERQLAPSRLASGSTAMGELAIGSSYQPSNVSTTERRVLDFPTTSTSISTTVTKGSGRTLRSLPASTRLADAAKISTSGTQITSSSDQTWTPGMSLGAQRGGDRGATDLLLMGSPSASESASTTFSSSSYEPKSIPAAEEATLHSDTHNTDMPSVAAWSPGSPANGHTTMVTRGSATSIDPTSSLRGIFSSSGAGTHRPNGSREATDLPAPPGEPLLTSSLSASESTFRGVRSSHRPVNNSATEKNPLASSPTNAFISATATGSGGRPPRSATGSSRWAAEDSTSSSAMYGTLGTIRSSSASSVGETYGVHGSREITDFTERVADPSLTRSHSPSEGPSPATGSSHVSFSILSTARRTDFPTTSTSVSTTAAKGGGRTLRSLPASTRLAQTTEISITGTETISSPDHTHSSLRAQGGGGRGATMLSTDPLLTGSPSALEHASPEGTLATGHLPDAPLTSMPSSVIATSGGERSTVPVSDTRTASSSAPIPPRTSSLDVVFLPSSSATEPGKQSNVSQGGAKLGELLTKLLPAFSPSISVPSPSPSASERGRRVSGTPTETTYVSSTVSSHEEGTSQAAANHGMWSTAAESPTSHPDMAGEPRTGPLLSSTAWPGVGHVSSGRTGYPEPKVTLSSRVSTYFSAAAEPSAAGSSHHSLSSSSTEERMFSPITDPVYSSSTSAGSGERTLHLVTDGTLAGGTESSASYAETASSPGPAQSVEQSGTANTSTSSRGFTGLVTETLFTHSSKIPTYSSFQNDLTSFSSSHQPISSINTEKRTSVSHTDGTYISTTYTRGGERTLLSISNSSTSADSSESSTFFSEISNPSDSSKSTVAQDRRSNVSSDGSFVEPSTEPLLVHSSKLLTSASAGSVQNTTLFNTDSDLLTTGRSSLSSSAFPASSSLSSLHHSASSTPPTTYLFTSSESSEPLSSSVMASSPSLQALSSSLPTSSLLSPSYSLASLLPLFSSPSTNSQSNDSDQASTSVTMTVVRQVSSTAAAAGSSPRGTNKHSVTQQPQNNTTFTSTGSPLPTVPMEQLGGHIISVSAPATVTEATSPRAATTQGGSFGKATPLLTTTSDAPRAGLTDAPLSPLPSATNHSIIVPAVAMTTVKPPMLTTLAGHQPTPGDASTMKAHRPQTPTATKHVYTTGESTEAVDPTTARPGRVTEENIPVTSSSEAPPTSKTAVSIATTLAATKPTTAPPSSSTAGLRMSSPATDVDKCLSNPCPALATCNNSRGSYICQCPLGYELEKGKCNLVRIFIGQVPLKFNITHGKYAELLHIEGEILAMLNASLWDLPGYHHSTVKATREANFVHVSVQSTFSLASNVTFYDVVSSVKSYIRACKSPTEACQFISSLKPLHRVGSLCKQKDPECDKETSECTDFDGVALCQCKSGYFKYNKMDHSCRACEDGYKLENETCVSCPFGLGGFNCGNPYQLITVVIAAAGGGLLLIMGIALIVTCCRKNKNDISKLIFKSGDFQMSPYAEYPKNPRAQEWGRETIEMQENGSTKNLLQMTDVYYSPTGLRNPELERNGLYPPYTGLPGSRHSCIYPGQYNPSFISDETRRRDYF from the exons tcatTGAAAGCAGCCATCAGGCGAGAAGAAGTTCGGACACAGAGATAAGGACTTCTGGGTCTCTCGTGGACAGTGTGGAGCTGGTGACAATGCtggccaggagcagggagagggcaTTGCTACCTGTCAGGCATGGTGCGGTGCCGACAGCGAGAAGGGTCATGGGGCACATTGGTCCCCCTGCCAGTGGTGGGGATGTCACCCCACCAGGAGCAGGACCCCCAGACAGCCCATCTGCTGGGACAGCaacccgcccgcccgcctgcaGCCTTCCTCCTG ctgCTGGAAGCCATCACCATGCTGTGGGCAGCCGGGAGAGAGGTAAGAGGGCTCTTGCTTCTCCCAGCACCCCTGCAGCTACAGAGGGGACACCACCAGTTttggcagccagcagcactgacTTGACCGAGAGGGTGCTGGGCCGGCGCCATGGGGCCTGGGACGTGGCAGGATTTGACAACGTGACAAGAACGGTGCTGCTGCCTTCATCTGCAGAGACTCATCGCCCGG GCACCGGTGGTCCCTCTCAACCAgcgagtggctgggtgggcacagagcagcctggcagccctCCCACAGGCACTGCAGCCACTTCACCCAGCCCCTTGGGGAGCAATAGGGCAATGCTGCGACCCCTCCCCAGTACCCCCCTCCCTGGCTCTCTGGGACAACCCCAGTCCTCTCCCCGAGCTTCCAGTACCCAGACTGGTGCAAACCACATCATGCTACACCCCAGGGATGTCGTGGGGGACTCCACAAGCTCTTCGCTCACAGCATCACCTGCCACAGACAGCATTTTCGGAG ctgctgggagcagcatcAGGGCTGCAGACAACCTGAGGTCCAGTATCCGAAGGGCCGTGCCCAGCTCCATGGCTCAGCCCCTGGCCTCAGCTCCCTCCTCGGTGACCCCAGCACAGGGACATTTCCCCGAGCCCTCCATGGAGCGCCAGCTCGCCCCTTCTCGCCTGGCTTCAGGAAGCACTGCCATGGGTGAGCTTG CCATTGGAAGCAGCTACCAGCCATCCAACGTCTCGACCACAGAGAGGAGAGTTTTGGATTTCcccaccaccagcacctccaTTTCCACAACAGTCACCAAGGGTTCAGGGAGGACATTAAGGTCTCTGCCAGCCAGCACCAGGTTGGCTGATGCAGCAAAGATTTCCACCTCTGGTACCCAAATCACCAGCTCCTCAGACCAGACCTGGACCCCTGGGATGTCTTTGGGAGCCCAGCGTGGTGGTGACAGAGGTGCCACAGACCTGTTGCTTATGGGCTCGCCGTCTGCTTCGGAAAGTGCTTCCACGA cctttagcagcagcagttatgAACCCAAGAGCATCCCAGCTGCAGAAGAGGCAACGCTGCACTCGGACACCCACAATACTGACATGCCCAGCGTGGCAGCGTGGTCACCGGGGTCCCCTGCAAACGGCCACACAACTATGGTGACAAGGGGCTCTGCCACCAGCATCGACCCCACCAGCTCTTTGAGGGGGATCTTCTCCTCCTCAGGGGCTGGGACACACCGTCCTAATGGCTCACGGGAAGCCACCGATCTCCCAGCGCCTCCCGGGGAGCCTTTGCTCACAAGCTCACTCTCTGCTTCTGAAAGTACATTCAGAG GTGTCAGAAGCAGCCACCGACCAGTTAACAACTCAGCGACAGAGAAAAACCCCCTTGCTTCCTCTCCCACCAACGCTTTCATTTCAGCCACGGCCACTGGCAGTGGCGGGAGACCCCCGAGATCTGCCACAGGCAGCAGCCGATGGGCAGCAGAAGACTCCACATCCAGTAGTGCCATGTACGGGACCTTGGGCACTATCCGATCCTCGTCTGCATCTTCTGTGGGAGAGACCTATGGAGTTCATGGGTCCAGAGAGATCACTGATTTCACCGAGCGGGTGGCAGACCCTTCGCTAACGCGCTCTCACTCTCCTTCGGAAGGTCCTTCCCCAG CTACTGGAAGCAGCCATGTGTCATTCAGCATCCTGTCAACAGCAAGAAGAACTGATTTCCCTACCACCAGTACCTCCGTTTCCACAACAGCCGCCAAGGGTGGAGGGAGGACGTTAAGGTCTCTGCCAGCCAGCACCAGACTGGCCCAAACAACAGAGATTTCCATCACTGGTACCGAAACCATCAGCTCTCCAGACCATACTCATTCCTCTTTGAgagcccagggtggtggtggcagAGGTGCCACCATGTTGTCCACGGACCCCTTGCTCACAGGCTCACCATCTGCTTTGGAACATGCTTCCCCAG AAGGGACCTTGGCTACAGGACACCTGCCTGACGCTCCTCTCACCAGTATGCCCAGCTCAGTGATAGCCACCAGTGGTGGGGAGAGGAGCACAGTCCCCGTGTCAGACACCCGCACAGCATCCAGCTCCGCTCCCATTCCGCCCCGCACCAGCTCCCTGGACGTGGTCTTTCTGCCGTCCTCATCAGCAAcagagcctgggaagcagagcaaTGTTTCACAGGGTGGTGCTAAACTTGGTGAGCTTCTAACGAAGCTGCTGCCTGCATTTTCTCCCAGTATTTCAGTGCCTTCGCCTTCACCAAGTGCTTCAG agagaggaagaagagtttcTGGTACTCCTACTGAGACCACGTACGTCTCGTCCACAGTCTCCAGCCACGAGGAGGGGACATCTCAGGCTGCAGCTAACCATGGCATGTGGAGCACAGCGGCAGAAAGCCCCACGTCTCACCCGGACATGGCTGGGGAGCCCCGCACTGGCCCCCTTCTGTCCTCCACGGCATGGCCTGGGGTCGGACATGTCTCGTCCGGCCGAACAGGGTACCCAGAGCCCAAGGTCACCCTTTCATCCAGGGTCTCCACCTACTTCTCAGCCGCTGCTGAACCTTCCG ctgcaggcagcagccatCACTCCCTAAGCAGCTCCAGTACTGAGGAAAGGATGTTCAGCCCCATCACTGATCCTGTGTACAGTTCATCCACATCTGCTGGCAGTGGAGAGAGGACGCTGCACTTGGTGACGGACGGCACGCTGGCCGGTGGCACCGAGAGCTCTGCTTCCTACGCTGAAactgccagctctccagggccagctcagtcagtggagcagagTGGGACGGCCAACACCTCCACCAGCAGCAGGGGCTTCACGGGCTTGGTGACGGAGACACTCTTCACACATTCTTCCAAGATACCTACTTACTCTTCTTTCCAAAACGATCTCACAA GCTTTTCAAGTAGTCATCAGCCAATCAGTAGTATCAATACTGAGAAAAGGACCTCGGTTTCTCATACGGACGGCACATACATTTCAACTACATAtaccagaggaggagaaaggaccCTCCTGTCTATCTCAAATAGCAGCACATCTGCTGACTCCTCAGAAAGTtctacctttttttctgaaatttccaACCCTTCTGATTCATCAAAATCTACCGTAGCACAGGACAGGAGGAGCAATGTATCCAGTGATGGCAGTTTTGTTGAACCATCTACAGAGCCATTGTTGGTACACTCTTCCAAACTGTTGACTTCTGCTTCTGCAGGCAGTGTGCAAAATACAACTCTCTTCAACACTGACTCTGATTTGTTGACCACTGGCAGATCATCTCTCTCTTCATCAGCATTTCCAGCCTCTTCCTCACTGTCATCACTGCATCACTCGGCGTCTTCAACACCACCAACAACTTATCTGTTTACATCATCAGAATCATCTGAGCCACTCTCATCGTCTGTGATGGCATCTTCACCCTCTCTGCAGGCTTTGTCATCCTCCTTGCCCACTTCCTCATTGCTTTCCCCATCTTATTCATTAGCATCTTTATTACCTCTGTTTTCATCACCATCAACCAACTCGCAGTCCAACGACAGTGATCAAGCAAGCACCTCTGTAACTATGACTGTGGTCAGGCAGGTGTCCTCCACAGCTGCCGCGGCTGGGAGCTCACCCAGAGGGACCAACAAACACAGTGTCACGCAGCAGCCCCAAAACAACACCACTTTCACCTCCACTGGGTCTCCTCTCCCTACAGTGCCCATGGAGCAGCTTGGTGGACACATCATATCTGTGTCTGCTCCCGCAACAGTAACAGAGGCCACCTCACCGAGAGCTGCCACCACCCAGGGGGGCAGCTTTGGGAAGGCAACGCCACTGCTCACCACAACCAGTGATGCCCCAAGGGCTGGGCTGACGGATGCACCACTTAGTCCCTTACCAAGTGCAACAAACCACAGCATCATCGTCCCAGCGGTGGCAATGACCACAGTAAAACCTCCGATGCTGACAACACTGGCCGGTCATCAGCCAACCCCAGGTGACGCTAGCACCATGAAAGCCCACAGACCTCAAACGCCCACTGCCACTAAGCACGTATATACCACTGGTGAAAGCACAGAAGCTGTGGATCCCACCACTGCAAGGCCTGGTAGAGTCACTGAGGAAAACATCCCTGTTACGAGTTCTTCTGAAGCCCCTCCAACCAGCAAGACCGCTGTGAGCATTGCAACTACTTTGGCTGCTACCAAACCAACCACCGCTCCTCCGTCAAGTAGCACGGCTGGGCTGAGGATGTCGTCTCCGGCAACAG aTGTGGATAAATGTCTTTCCAACCCTTGTCCTGCACTGGCCACCTGCAACAACAGCCGTGGTTCCTATATCTGTCAATGTCCTCTTGGATATGAGCTGGAAAAAGGAAAGTGCAATTTAG TAAGAATATTTATTGGCCAGGTCCCCTTGAAATTTAATATTACCCATGGGAAGTACGCAGAGCTTCTCCACATCGAGGGTGAAATCCTGGCTATG CTCAATGCATCGCTGTGGGACTTGCCCGGGTACCACCACTCCACAGTCAAGGCGACCAG ggAGGCAAATTTTGTGCATGTTTCAGTGCAATCCACGTTCTCTTTAGCATCCAATGTGACTTTCTATGACGTTGTCAGCAGCGTGAAAAGCTACATTCGAGCTTGCAAATCCCCCACCGAAGCCTGCCAGTTCATCTCCAGCCTGAAACCGCTCCACAGAG TTGGCAGCTTGTGCAAGCAGAAAGACCCTGAATGTGACAAGGAAACTTCTGAATGCACAGACTTCGATGGAGTGGCCCTCTGCCAGTGCAAAAGTGGGTACTTCAAATACAATAAGATGGACCACTCCTGCCGAG cCTGTGAAGATGGATATAAGCTGGAAAATGAGACCTGTGTGAG CTGCCCGTTTGGCTTAGGTGGATTCAACTGTGGAAACC CATATCAGCTCATCACCGTGGTGATCGCGGCTGCAGGAGGGGGACTTTTGCTTATCATGGGCATAGCACTGATTGTCACCTGCTGCCG gaagaataaaaatgacataAGTAAACTCATTTTCAAGAGTGGGGATTTCCAGATGTCACCGTATGCTGAATATCCAAAGAACCCCCGGGCACAGGAGTGGGGCAGAGAGACCATCGAGATGCAGGAGAACGGAAGCACCAAGAACCTGTTGCAGATGACAGATGTGTATTATTCG CCAACTGGACTGAGAAATCCTGAACTGGAAAGAAATGGACTTTATCCTCCCTACACTGGTTTGCCTGGATCTCGACATTCATGCATCTACCCTGGACAATACAATCCATCCTTCATTAGTGATGAAACCAGAAGAAGAGACTATTTTTAG
- the HEG1 gene encoding protein HEG homolog 1 isoform X6, which translates to MLARSRERALLPVRHGAVPTARRVMGHIGPPASGGDVTPPGAGPPDSPSAGTATRPPACSLPPAAGSHHHAVGSRERGKRALASPSTPAATEGTPPVLAASSTDLTERVLGRRHGAWDVAGFDNVTRTVLLPSSAETHRPGTGGPSQPASGWVGTEQPGSPPTGTAATSPSPLGSNRAMLRPLPSTPLPGSLGQPQSSPRASSTQTGANHIMLHPRDVVGDSTSSSLTASPATDSIFGAAGSSIRAADNLRSSIRRAVPSSMAQPLASAPSSVTPAQGHFPEPSMERQLAPSRLASGSTAMGELAIGSSYQPSNVSTTERRVLDFPTTSTSISTTVTKGSGRTLRSLPASTRLADAAKISTSGTQITSSSDQTWTPGMSLGAQRGGDRGATDLLLMGSPSASESASTTFSSSSYEPKSIPAAEEATLHSDTHNTDMPSVAAWSPGSPANGHTTMVTRGSATSIDPTSSLRGIFSSSGAGTHRPNGSREATDLPAPPGEPLLTSSLSASESTFRGVRSSHRPVNNSATEKNPLASSPTNAFISATATGSGGRPPRSATGSSRWAAEDSTSSSAMYGTLGTIRSSSASSVGETYGVHGSREITDFTERVADPSLTRSHSPSEGPSPATGSSHVSFSILSTARRTDFPTTSTSVSTTAAKGGGRTLRSLPASTRLAQTTEISITGTETISSPDHTHSSLRAQGGGGRGATMLSTDPLLTGSPSALEHASPAEGTLATGHLPDAPLTSMPSSVIATSGGERSTVPVSDTRTASSSAPIPPRTSSLDVVFLPSSSATEPGKQSNVSQGGAKLGELLTKLLPAFSPSISVPSPSPSASERGRRVSGTPTETTYVSSTVSSHEEGTSQAAANHGMWSTAAESPTSHPDMAGEPRTGPLLSSTAWPGVGHVSSGRTGYPEPKVTLSSRVSTYFSAAAEPSAAGSSHHSLSSSSTEERMFSPITDPVYSSSTSAGSGERTLHLVTDGTLAGGTESSASYAETASSPGPAQSVEQSGTANTSTSSRGFTGLVTETLFTHSSKIPTYSSFQNDLTSFSSSHQPISSINTEKRTSVSHTDGTYISTTYTRGGERTLLSISNSSTSADSSESSTFFSEISNPSDSSKSTVAQDRRSNVSSDGSFVEPSTEPLLVHSSKLLTSASAGSVQNTTLFNTDSDLLTTGRSSLSSSAFPASSSLSSLHHSASSTPPTTYLFTSSESSEPLSSSVMASSPSLQALSSSLPTSSLLSPSYSLASLLPLFSSPSTNSQSNDSDQASTSVTMTVVRQVSSTAAAAGSSPRGTNKHSVTQQPQNNTTFTSTGSPLPTVPMEQLGGHIISVSAPATVTEATSPRAATTQGGSFGKATPLLTTTSDAPRAGLTDAPLSPLPSATNHSIIVPAVAMTTVKPPMLTTLAGHQPTPGDASTMKAHRPQTPTATKHVYTTGESTEAVDPTTARPGRVTEENIPVTSSSEAPPTSKTAVSIATTLAATKPTTAPPSSSTAGLRMSSPATDVDKCLSNPCPALATCNNSRGSYICQCPLGYELEKGKCNLVRIFIGQVPLKFNITHGKYAELLHIEGEILAMLNASLWDLPGYHHSTVKATREANFVHVSVQSTFSLASNVTFYDVVSSVKSYIRACKSPTEACQFISSLKPLHRVGSLCKQKDPECDKETSECTDFDGVALCQCKSGYFKYNKMDHSCRACEDGYKLENETCVSCPFGLGGFNCGNPYQLITVVIAAAGGGLLLIMGIALIVTCCRKNKNDISKLIFKSGDFQMSPYAEYPKNPRAQEWGRETIEMQENGSTKNLLQMTDVYYSPTGLRNPELERNGLYPPYTGLPGSRHSCIYPGQYNPSFISDETRRRDYF; encoded by the exons ATGCtggccaggagcagggagagggcaTTGCTACCTGTCAGGCATGGTGCGGTGCCGACAGCGAGAAGGGTCATGGGGCACATTGGTCCCCCTGCCAGTGGTGGGGATGTCACCCCACCAGGAGCAGGACCCCCAGACAGCCCATCTGCTGGGACAGCaacccgcccgcccgcctgcaGCCTTCCTCCTG ctgCTGGAAGCCATCACCATGCTGTGGGCAGCCGGGAGAGAGGTAAGAGGGCTCTTGCTTCTCCCAGCACCCCTGCAGCTACAGAGGGGACACCACCAGTTttggcagccagcagcactgacTTGACCGAGAGGGTGCTGGGCCGGCGCCATGGGGCCTGGGACGTGGCAGGATTTGACAACGTGACAAGAACGGTGCTGCTGCCTTCATCTGCAGAGACTCATCGCCCGG GCACCGGTGGTCCCTCTCAACCAgcgagtggctgggtgggcacagagcagcctggcagccctCCCACAGGCACTGCAGCCACTTCACCCAGCCCCTTGGGGAGCAATAGGGCAATGCTGCGACCCCTCCCCAGTACCCCCCTCCCTGGCTCTCTGGGACAACCCCAGTCCTCTCCCCGAGCTTCCAGTACCCAGACTGGTGCAAACCACATCATGCTACACCCCAGGGATGTCGTGGGGGACTCCACAAGCTCTTCGCTCACAGCATCACCTGCCACAGACAGCATTTTCGGAG ctgctgggagcagcatcAGGGCTGCAGACAACCTGAGGTCCAGTATCCGAAGGGCCGTGCCCAGCTCCATGGCTCAGCCCCTGGCCTCAGCTCCCTCCTCGGTGACCCCAGCACAGGGACATTTCCCCGAGCCCTCCATGGAGCGCCAGCTCGCCCCTTCTCGCCTGGCTTCAGGAAGCACTGCCATGGGTGAGCTTG CCATTGGAAGCAGCTACCAGCCATCCAACGTCTCGACCACAGAGAGGAGAGTTTTGGATTTCcccaccaccagcacctccaTTTCCACAACAGTCACCAAGGGTTCAGGGAGGACATTAAGGTCTCTGCCAGCCAGCACCAGGTTGGCTGATGCAGCAAAGATTTCCACCTCTGGTACCCAAATCACCAGCTCCTCAGACCAGACCTGGACCCCTGGGATGTCTTTGGGAGCCCAGCGTGGTGGTGACAGAGGTGCCACAGACCTGTTGCTTATGGGCTCGCCGTCTGCTTCGGAAAGTGCTTCCACGA cctttagcagcagcagttatgAACCCAAGAGCATCCCAGCTGCAGAAGAGGCAACGCTGCACTCGGACACCCACAATACTGACATGCCCAGCGTGGCAGCGTGGTCACCGGGGTCCCCTGCAAACGGCCACACAACTATGGTGACAAGGGGCTCTGCCACCAGCATCGACCCCACCAGCTCTTTGAGGGGGATCTTCTCCTCCTCAGGGGCTGGGACACACCGTCCTAATGGCTCACGGGAAGCCACCGATCTCCCAGCGCCTCCCGGGGAGCCTTTGCTCACAAGCTCACTCTCTGCTTCTGAAAGTACATTCAGAG GTGTCAGAAGCAGCCACCGACCAGTTAACAACTCAGCGACAGAGAAAAACCCCCTTGCTTCCTCTCCCACCAACGCTTTCATTTCAGCCACGGCCACTGGCAGTGGCGGGAGACCCCCGAGATCTGCCACAGGCAGCAGCCGATGGGCAGCAGAAGACTCCACATCCAGTAGTGCCATGTACGGGACCTTGGGCACTATCCGATCCTCGTCTGCATCTTCTGTGGGAGAGACCTATGGAGTTCATGGGTCCAGAGAGATCACTGATTTCACCGAGCGGGTGGCAGACCCTTCGCTAACGCGCTCTCACTCTCCTTCGGAAGGTCCTTCCCCAG CTACTGGAAGCAGCCATGTGTCATTCAGCATCCTGTCAACAGCAAGAAGAACTGATTTCCCTACCACCAGTACCTCCGTTTCCACAACAGCCGCCAAGGGTGGAGGGAGGACGTTAAGGTCTCTGCCAGCCAGCACCAGACTGGCCCAAACAACAGAGATTTCCATCACTGGTACCGAAACCATCAGCTCTCCAGACCATACTCATTCCTCTTTGAgagcccagggtggtggtggcagAGGTGCCACCATGTTGTCCACGGACCCCTTGCTCACAGGCTCACCATCTGCTTTGGAACATGCTTCCCCAG CAGAAGGGACCTTGGCTACAGGACACCTGCCTGACGCTCCTCTCACCAGTATGCCCAGCTCAGTGATAGCCACCAGTGGTGGGGAGAGGAGCACAGTCCCCGTGTCAGACACCCGCACAGCATCCAGCTCCGCTCCCATTCCGCCCCGCACCAGCTCCCTGGACGTGGTCTTTCTGCCGTCCTCATCAGCAAcagagcctgggaagcagagcaaTGTTTCACAGGGTGGTGCTAAACTTGGTGAGCTTCTAACGAAGCTGCTGCCTGCATTTTCTCCCAGTATTTCAGTGCCTTCGCCTTCACCAAGTGCTTCAG agagaggaagaagagtttcTGGTACTCCTACTGAGACCACGTACGTCTCGTCCACAGTCTCCAGCCACGAGGAGGGGACATCTCAGGCTGCAGCTAACCATGGCATGTGGAGCACAGCGGCAGAAAGCCCCACGTCTCACCCGGACATGGCTGGGGAGCCCCGCACTGGCCCCCTTCTGTCCTCCACGGCATGGCCTGGGGTCGGACATGTCTCGTCCGGCCGAACAGGGTACCCAGAGCCCAAGGTCACCCTTTCATCCAGGGTCTCCACCTACTTCTCAGCCGCTGCTGAACCTTCCG ctgcaggcagcagccatCACTCCCTAAGCAGCTCCAGTACTGAGGAAAGGATGTTCAGCCCCATCACTGATCCTGTGTACAGTTCATCCACATCTGCTGGCAGTGGAGAGAGGACGCTGCACTTGGTGACGGACGGCACGCTGGCCGGTGGCACCGAGAGCTCTGCTTCCTACGCTGAAactgccagctctccagggccagctcagtcagtggagcagagTGGGACGGCCAACACCTCCACCAGCAGCAGGGGCTTCACGGGCTTGGTGACGGAGACACTCTTCACACATTCTTCCAAGATACCTACTTACTCTTCTTTCCAAAACGATCTCACAA GCTTTTCAAGTAGTCATCAGCCAATCAGTAGTATCAATACTGAGAAAAGGACCTCGGTTTCTCATACGGACGGCACATACATTTCAACTACATAtaccagaggaggagaaaggaccCTCCTGTCTATCTCAAATAGCAGCACATCTGCTGACTCCTCAGAAAGTtctacctttttttctgaaatttccaACCCTTCTGATTCATCAAAATCTACCGTAGCACAGGACAGGAGGAGCAATGTATCCAGTGATGGCAGTTTTGTTGAACCATCTACAGAGCCATTGTTGGTACACTCTTCCAAACTGTTGACTTCTGCTTCTGCAGGCAGTGTGCAAAATACAACTCTCTTCAACACTGACTCTGATTTGTTGACCACTGGCAGATCATCTCTCTCTTCATCAGCATTTCCAGCCTCTTCCTCACTGTCATCACTGCATCACTCGGCGTCTTCAACACCACCAACAACTTATCTGTTTACATCATCAGAATCATCTGAGCCACTCTCATCGTCTGTGATGGCATCTTCACCCTCTCTGCAGGCTTTGTCATCCTCCTTGCCCACTTCCTCATTGCTTTCCCCATCTTATTCATTAGCATCTTTATTACCTCTGTTTTCATCACCATCAACCAACTCGCAGTCCAACGACAGTGATCAAGCAAGCACCTCTGTAACTATGACTGTGGTCAGGCAGGTGTCCTCCACAGCTGCCGCGGCTGGGAGCTCACCCAGAGGGACCAACAAACACAGTGTCACGCAGCAGCCCCAAAACAACACCACTTTCACCTCCACTGGGTCTCCTCTCCCTACAGTGCCCATGGAGCAGCTTGGTGGACACATCATATCTGTGTCTGCTCCCGCAACAGTAACAGAGGCCACCTCACCGAGAGCTGCCACCACCCAGGGGGGCAGCTTTGGGAAGGCAACGCCACTGCTCACCACAACCAGTGATGCCCCAAGGGCTGGGCTGACGGATGCACCACTTAGTCCCTTACCAAGTGCAACAAACCACAGCATCATCGTCCCAGCGGTGGCAATGACCACAGTAAAACCTCCGATGCTGACAACACTGGCCGGTCATCAGCCAACCCCAGGTGACGCTAGCACCATGAAAGCCCACAGACCTCAAACGCCCACTGCCACTAAGCACGTATATACCACTGGTGAAAGCACAGAAGCTGTGGATCCCACCACTGCAAGGCCTGGTAGAGTCACTGAGGAAAACATCCCTGTTACGAGTTCTTCTGAAGCCCCTCCAACCAGCAAGACCGCTGTGAGCATTGCAACTACTTTGGCTGCTACCAAACCAACCACCGCTCCTCCGTCAAGTAGCACGGCTGGGCTGAGGATGTCGTCTCCGGCAACAG aTGTGGATAAATGTCTTTCCAACCCTTGTCCTGCACTGGCCACCTGCAACAACAGCCGTGGTTCCTATATCTGTCAATGTCCTCTTGGATATGAGCTGGAAAAAGGAAAGTGCAATTTAG TAAGAATATTTATTGGCCAGGTCCCCTTGAAATTTAATATTACCCATGGGAAGTACGCAGAGCTTCTCCACATCGAGGGTGAAATCCTGGCTATG CTCAATGCATCGCTGTGGGACTTGCCCGGGTACCACCACTCCACAGTCAAGGCGACCAG ggAGGCAAATTTTGTGCATGTTTCAGTGCAATCCACGTTCTCTTTAGCATCCAATGTGACTTTCTATGACGTTGTCAGCAGCGTGAAAAGCTACATTCGAGCTTGCAAATCCCCCACCGAAGCCTGCCAGTTCATCTCCAGCCTGAAACCGCTCCACAGAG TTGGCAGCTTGTGCAAGCAGAAAGACCCTGAATGTGACAAGGAAACTTCTGAATGCACAGACTTCGATGGAGTGGCCCTCTGCCAGTGCAAAAGTGGGTACTTCAAATACAATAAGATGGACCACTCCTGCCGAG cCTGTGAAGATGGATATAAGCTGGAAAATGAGACCTGTGTGAG CTGCCCGTTTGGCTTAGGTGGATTCAACTGTGGAAACC CATATCAGCTCATCACCGTGGTGATCGCGGCTGCAGGAGGGGGACTTTTGCTTATCATGGGCATAGCACTGATTGTCACCTGCTGCCG gaagaataaaaatgacataAGTAAACTCATTTTCAAGAGTGGGGATTTCCAGATGTCACCGTATGCTGAATATCCAAAGAACCCCCGGGCACAGGAGTGGGGCAGAGAGACCATCGAGATGCAGGAGAACGGAAGCACCAAGAACCTGTTGCAGATGACAGATGTGTATTATTCG CCAACTGGACTGAGAAATCCTGAACTGGAAAGAAATGGACTTTATCCTCCCTACACTGGTTTGCCTGGATCTCGACATTCATGCATCTACCCTGGACAATACAATCCATCCTTCATTAGTGATGAAACCAGAAGAAGAGACTATTTTTAG